One region of Brassica napus cultivar Da-Ae chromosome A10, Da-Ae, whole genome shotgun sequence genomic DNA includes:
- the LOC125578982 gene encoding oryzain alpha chain-like, with product MEGDSQQYGGSNDKKSKGGKKKSKVENVTANTVDVRGAKYYSRDWSKTEGAVYKEVTNQGNKGVIRKEDCECAKRTNKKDPCARKIMRKEVPVLKIEDLVSITEVNEEELIKLVDTGPVIVSLQATDELRSHIGEGIYYGPKTSKKPRGDHVVLLVGYNSLNGNHYWIIQNSWGTTWGDGGFAKISRACSRVGCQNQSLFSEIVYPLVSTVDGFK from the exons ATGGAAGGGGATAGTCAACAGTATGGTGGAAGCAACGACAAAAAATCAAAAGGAGGGAAAAAGAAATCCAAAGTGGAAAATGTTACTGCAAATACCGTG gaTGTTAGAGGTGCTAAATACTACTCAAGAGATTGGAGTAAAACTGAAGGTGCTGTTTATAAGGAGGTTACTAACCAAGGAAACAAGG GTGTAATTCGGAAAGAAGATTGTGAATGCGCAAAGAGGACAAACAAAAAGGATCCATGCGCTAGAAAGATAATG agAAAAGAAGTACCTGTTTTGAAGATTGAGGATCTGGTGTCAATTACAGAGGTCAACGAAGAAGAGTTGATCAAATTAGTGGATACTGGTCCTGTAATAGTGAGTTTACAAGCTACAGATGAGTTAAGATCTCATATTGGAGAA GGGATTTACTATGGACCGAAAACGTCTAAGAAACCTAGAGGTGATCACGTGGTTTTACTGGTGGGCTACAACAGCTTAAATGGTAATCATTATTGGATAATACAAAATTCATGGGGCACTACTTGGGGAGATGGAGGATTCGCGAAGATAAGTAGGGCTTGTAGCCGTGTTGGCTGCCAAAACCAAAGTCTGTTTTCTGAAATTGTTTATCCTTTG GTGTCTACAGTTGATGGTTTCAAGTGA